From Rana temporaria chromosome 7, aRanTem1.1, whole genome shotgun sequence, the proteins below share one genomic window:
- the LOC120946283 gene encoding olfactory receptor 1G1-like: MNGLFVFFLLIYLMTLITNLLIFFLVLTDYNLHNPMYFFLANLAFLDMSYSSVTAPRMLFDLVTRIRSISIPACISQVFFYTSFVCSELFLLSAMSYDRYIAICHPLHYKLIMSWRVCTCMASLVWVAGYSISLTYALFLLRLSFCRTSSIHNFFCDLPHLYQITCTDPFINMMIVFLLGGSTGLGAFLLTFIPYVYIFRTILRIRSKTGKRKAFSTCTSHLTVVFIFYGCFIFIYLVPTSSDMVTLNKLFSVITSLINPLLNPLIYSLRNKDLMEALMKSYYHLKLIQASW, translated from the coding sequence ATGAATGGACTTTTTGTGTTCTTCCTTCTCATCTATCTGATGACTCTTATCACAAaccttcttatttttttcttggtCCTCACTGACTACAATCTGCACAacccaatgtatttttttcttgccaaCTTGGCATTTCTGGACATGTCCTATTCATCAGTGACGGCACCAAGGATGCTCTTTGATTTGGTCACAAGAATCCGATCAATATCCATTCCTGCCTGTATATCCCAAGTCTTTTTCTACACCTCATTTGTTTGCTCAGAACTTTTCTTGCTCTCGGCTATGTCCTATGACCGCTACATTGCCATCTGCCACCCTCTACATTACAAACTAATTATGTCTTGGAGGGTCTGTACTTGTATGGCCTCTCTGGTCTGGGTTGCAGGATATTCTATCTCTTTGACCTATGCTTTATTTTTGCTCAGGTTGTCCTTTTGCAGAACATCTTCCATCCACAACTTCTTCTGTGACCTCCCACACTTATATCAAATTACATGTACTGACCCCTTCATAAATATGATGATCGTATTTTTATTAGGTGGTAGTACAGGATTGGGAGCCTTTCTTTTGACCTTTATTCCCTATGTCTATATTTTCAGGACCATCCTCAGAATCCGTAGCAAGACTGGAAAGAGGAAAGCCTTCTCCACCTGCACATCACACCTCACCGTGGTCTTCATCTTTTATGGCTGCTTCATTTTTATTTACTTGGTCCCCACTTCCAGCGATATGGTCACTTTAAATAAACTGTTCTCAGTCATAACTTCCCTTATTAACCCATTGCTGAATCCTCTGATCTACAGCCTGAGGAACAAGGACCTTATGGAGGCACTTATGAAGTCGTATTATCACCTAAAATTAATCCAGGCGTCATGGTGA